A single region of the Gasterosteus aculeatus chromosome 1, fGasAcu3.hap1.1, whole genome shotgun sequence genome encodes:
- the trak2 gene encoding trafficking kinesin-binding protein 2 isoform X5 — protein MSQRQRLPVQLCVSERGPPPPSTPSPLSRSTDMFEVKSRAVEKKESSTETDEGLGSSGKHYGSLGSGSADSGSVYLSDSQDWAVSPGCSPDEGHAPHSAISPVLAEETFRYMILSADRMEQMTRTYNDIEVVSHLLAERDRDLELAARIGQSLLQRNHLLQERNEALEEQLAQALDQVHQVQHELGKKEELLRMVASASEESETDSSASTPLRQPRPPGGATSAAATLGQLESLQVKLQELEEENLSLRSEACQLKCDTITYEEKEQQLVNDCVKELRESNCQMVSLSDELSEKNEELLRHQEEISQLLSKIVELQHRVKELALEKEELRIHLQASKESQRQLTAELDELADRNAECVEMLHESQEEIKELRSKNTPSAGMRRHLSYGVYPMDSLAAEIEGTMRRDMSVEEETASLDQRVSQKRVFQTVRSINASSPRPALATPPIPGSGHSSLVMTAQPFASSQGEEVRMGQPGCPGGNDLTKALHRLSLRRQNFLCERRFFQAEREKKLQALAGAEGGGGGGGSGCSSPVGSACSSFSNLSELSFGSSVFKTFLPEKLQIVKPMEGSLTLHHWQQLAQPHLATILDPHPGVVTKGFCPLVQDTVYRLSDMEEDEEHTGVLEKGSAEPGKEEDEDEEEDGITFKARFTSTPEDRRDRTHSALPLPVRPRSPTRPASPVAHPPSSTGRADLCLTPAPQRVTERSPRPIPGACTTVVQSPSQMFISTTTSSSVQNPGKCQSSTFSTYTITTCSILHPSDITQVTHSSRSSLVANTPSSMRTGPSTPVTPCRLSLGDCFPPRRPLVATSGLAKLVLERGISAQVSADGPPPSPKTASRQPLFRLLPGTPPNSPSHSRDPSPVPPEPRKQQADNFLASRPAELFLQDVYGLNLGRAPHPDLPSPSQGTPAHVPPPKPGHAKPDLGLVERLRRLGFTRVLQSAESEGPCQGSATFVSAGGGSLLDGLRRNQSLPAMIGARAGKLSGNPTPRPHPTSLALQPPPWGNPKERRRHLASVPRAPPGSTKR, from the exons ATGTCCCAGCGGCAGCGGCTCCCGGTCCAGCTTTGTGTTAGCGAGCGGGGACCGccgcctccctccaccccctcccccctctcccgctcCACAGACATGTTTGAGGTCAAATCCCGGGCGGTGGAGAAGAAGGAGTCGAGCACGGAGACGG ACGAGGGGCTCGGCAGCAGCGGTAAGCACTACGGCTCGTTGGGCTCCGGCTCGGCCGACTCCGGCTCCGTGTACCTGTCGGACAGCCAGGACTGGGCGGTCTCTCCCGGCTGCTCCCCGGACGAAGGCCACGCTCCACACAGCGCCATCTCCCCCGTGCTGGCCGAGGAGACCTTCCGCTACATGA TCCTCAGCGCAGATCGCATGGAGCAGATGACCAGGACTTACAATGACATTGAAGTGGTCTCGCACCTTTTGGCGGAG CGGGACAGAGACTTGGAGCTGGCGGCTCGGATCGGTCAGTCCCTCCTGCAGAGGAAccacctgctgcaggaacgCAACGAGGCCTTAGAGGAGCAGCTGGCGCAGGCTCTGGACCAG gTTCACCAGGTGCAGCATGAGCTCGGAAAGAAGGAGGAACTTCTGCGCATGGTGGCCAGCGCCTCGGAAGAGAGCGAGACCGACTCCAGCGCGTCCACGCCGCTGCGGCAGCCCCGGCCGCCGGGGGGGGCGACGTCGGCCGCCGCCACGCTCGGCCAGCTGGAGTCCCTCCAGgtgaagctgcaggagctggaggaggagaacctgtCACTGAGGTCCGAG GCGTGTCAACTGAAATGCGACACCATCACCtacgaggagaaggagcagcagcttgTAAACGACTGTGTCAAGGAGCTCC GAGAGTCCAACTGCCAGATGGTTTCCCTGAGCGACGAGCTATCTGAGAAGAACGAGGAGCTGCTCAGGCACCAGGAGGAAATCTCTCAGTTGCTCTCCAAGATAGTAGAGCTGCAGCACAGAgtgaaggag CTGGCCCTGGAGAAAGAGGAGCTGAGGATCCACCTGCAGGCGTCCAAAGAGTCTCAGCGACAGCTCACAGCAGAG CTGGACGAGTTGGCAGACAGGAATGCGGAGTGTGTGGAGATGCTACATGAATCCCAGGAGGAGATCAAGGAGCTTCGCAGTAAAAACACTCCCTCAGCTGGGATGCGGAGGcacctctcctacggcgtctatCCCATG gacTCATTGGCCGCCGAAATTGAGGGCACTATGAGGAGAGATATGAGTGTAGAGGAGGAGACGGCCTCCCTGGACCAAAG AGTATCCCAGAAGCGAGTCTTCCAAACGGTCCGCTCCATCAACGCCTCGTCGCCGCGGCCGGCTTTGGCCACGCCCCCCATCCCCGGCTCGGGTCACAGCTCTCTAGTGATGACCGCACAGCCTTTCGCGTCCTCTCAGGG ggaggaGGTGCGGATGGGCCAGCCCGGCTGCCCAGGAGGAAACGACCTGACCAAAGCCCTCCACCGGCTATCGCTGCGACGGCAGAACTTCCTCTGCGAGCGGCGGTTCTTCCAGGCGGAGCgcgagaagaagctgcaggccCTGGCGGgcgcggagggggggggcggcggcgggggcagCGGCTGCAGCTCGCCGGTGGGCAGCGCGTGTTCCTCCTTCTCCAACCTGTCGGAGCTCTCTTTCGGCTCCAGCGTCTTCAAGACCTTCCTGCCGGAGAAGCTGCAGATCGTCAAGCCCATGGAAG GCTCACTGACGCTGCATCACTGGCAGCAGCTGGCTCAACCCCACCTGGCCACCATCCTGGACCCCCACCCTGGGGTGGTGACCAAAGGCTTCTGTCCACTGGTTCAGGACACCGTGTACCGGCTGTCTgacatggaggaggacgaggagcatACGGGTGTCCTGGAGAAGGGGTCGGCGGAGCCGGGtaaggaagaggacgaggacgaagaggaagacGGGATCACCTTCAAGGCGCGCTTTACGTCCACGCcggaggacaggagggacaGGACGCACTCGGCGTTGCCTCTCCCCGTCCGGCCTCGCTCCCCCACCCGGCCAGCATCACCCGTGGCACATCCGCCTTCCTCCACCGGGAGAGCGGACCTCTGTCTGACCCCTGCGCCCCAACGTGTCACCGAGCGATCCCCTCGGCCCATTCCGGGAGCCTGTACCACCGTGGTCCAATCACCGAGTCAGATGTTCATCTCCACGACAACGTCTTCCTCTG TCCAAAATCCAGGAAAGTGTCAGagctccaccttctccacctaCACCATCACGACGTGCAGCATCCTGCACCCCAGCGACATCACACAGGTCACCCACAG CTCCCGGTCGTCCCTCGTGGCCAACACCCCGAGCTCCATGAGGACCGGTCCCAGCACCCCTGTGACCCCCTGCCGGCTGAGCCTGGGCGACTGCTTTCCCCCCcgacgccccctggtggccaccAGCGGCCTGGCCAAGCTGGTCCTGGAGAGGGGCATCTCCGCACAAGTCTCCGCCGACGGCCCGCCTCCGTCCCCAAAGACGGCGTCCCGGCAGCCCCTCTTCCGCCTGCTCCCCGGCACGCCCCCCAATTCCCCCTCGCACTCGCGGGACCCCTCCCCGGTGCCCCCAGAGCCCCGCAAGCAACAGGCCGACAACTTCCTCGCCTCGCGGCCCGCCGAGCTCTTCCTCCAGGACGTCTACGGGCTGAACCTGGGCCGCGCCCCACACCCCGACCTGCCCAGCCCGTCCCAGGGAACTCCGGCCCACGTCCCGCCCCCCAAGCCCGGGCACGCCAAGCCCGACCTCGGCCTGGTGGAGAGGCTGCGGCGGCTGGGGTTCACCCGGGTGCTCCAGAGCGCAGAGTCTGAGGGGCCGTGCCAGGGCTCCGCCACGTTTGTGTCGGCAGGCGGGGGGAGCCTGCTGGACGGCCTGAGGCGCAACCAGAGCCTCCCGGCCATGATCGGTGCCCGGGCGGGGAAACTGTCCGGTAACCCAACGCCTCGTCCCCACCCGACCTCCCTGGCCCTCCAGCCGCCACCCTGGGGAAACCCCAAAGAGCGGCGGCGGCATCTTGCCTCCGTCCCCCGCGCCCCGCCAGGTTCAACAAAGCGCTGA
- the trak2 gene encoding trafficking kinesin-binding protein 2 isoform X1, which yields MSQRQRLPVQLCVSERGPPPPSTPSPLSRSTDMFEVKSRAVEKKESSTETDEGLGSSGKHYGSLGSGSADSGSVYLSDSQDWAVSPGCSPDEGHAPHSAISPVLAEETFRYMTYLALEPSSYPHPGSQSLSKVLSADRMEQMTRTYNDIEVVSHLLAERDRDLELAARIGQSLLQRNHLLQERNEALEEQLAQALDQVHQVQHELGKKEELLRMVASASEESETDSSASTPLRQPRPPGGATSAAATLGQLESLQVKLQELEEENLSLRSEACQLKCDTITYEEKEQQLVNDCVKELRESNCQMVSLSDELSEKNEELLRHQEEISQLLSKIVELQHRVKELALEKEELRIHLQASKESQRQLTAELDELADRNAECVEMLHESQEEIKELRSKNTPSAGMRRHLSYGVYPMDSLAAEIEGTMRRDMSVEEETASLDQRVSQKRVFQTVRSINASSPRPALATPPIPGSGHSSLVMTAQPFASSQGYVTSIPASRFRPRGRRPRPLLIDPWFYPPPREEVRMGQPGCPGGNDLTKALHRLSLRRQNFLCERRFFQAEREKKLQALAGAEGGGGGGGSGCSSPVGSACSSFSNLSELSFGSSVFKTFLPEKLQIVKPMEGSLTLHHWQQLAQPHLATILDPHPGVVTKGFCPLVQDTVYRLSDMEEDEEHTGVLEKGSAEPGKEEDEDEEEDGITFKARFTSTPEDRRDRTHSALPLPVRPRSPTRPASPVAHPPSSTGRADLCLTPAPQRVTERSPRPIPGACTTVVQSPSQMFISTTTSSSVQNPGKCQSSTFSTYTITTCSILHPSDITQVTHSSRSSLVANTPSSMRTGPSTPVTPCRLSLGDCFPPRRPLVATSGLAKLVLERGISAQVSADGPPPSPKTASRQPLFRLLPGTPPNSPSHSRDPSPVPPEPRKQQADNFLASRPAELFLQDVYGLNLGRAPHPDLPSPSQGTPAHVPPPKPGHAKPDLGLVERLRRLGFTRVLQSAESEGPCQGSATFVSAGGGSLLDGLRRNQSLPAMIGARAGKLSGNPTPRPHPTSLALQPPPWGNPKERRRHLASVPRAPPGSTKR from the exons ATGTCCCAGCGGCAGCGGCTCCCGGTCCAGCTTTGTGTTAGCGAGCGGGGACCGccgcctccctccaccccctcccccctctcccgctcCACAGACATGTTTGAGGTCAAATCCCGGGCGGTGGAGAAGAAGGAGTCGAGCACGGAGACGG ACGAGGGGCTCGGCAGCAGCGGTAAGCACTACGGCTCGTTGGGCTCCGGCTCGGCCGACTCCGGCTCCGTGTACCTGTCGGACAGCCAGGACTGGGCGGTCTCTCCCGGCTGCTCCCCGGACGAAGGCCACGCTCCACACAGCGCCATCTCCCCCGTGCTGGCCGAGGAGACCTTCCGCTACATGA CGTATCTTGCCTTGGAGCCCTCTTCCTATCCCCACCCCGGCTCTCAGAGCCTCTCCAAAG TCCTCAGCGCAGATCGCATGGAGCAGATGACCAGGACTTACAATGACATTGAAGTGGTCTCGCACCTTTTGGCGGAG CGGGACAGAGACTTGGAGCTGGCGGCTCGGATCGGTCAGTCCCTCCTGCAGAGGAAccacctgctgcaggaacgCAACGAGGCCTTAGAGGAGCAGCTGGCGCAGGCTCTGGACCAG gTTCACCAGGTGCAGCATGAGCTCGGAAAGAAGGAGGAACTTCTGCGCATGGTGGCCAGCGCCTCGGAAGAGAGCGAGACCGACTCCAGCGCGTCCACGCCGCTGCGGCAGCCCCGGCCGCCGGGGGGGGCGACGTCGGCCGCCGCCACGCTCGGCCAGCTGGAGTCCCTCCAGgtgaagctgcaggagctggaggaggagaacctgtCACTGAGGTCCGAG GCGTGTCAACTGAAATGCGACACCATCACCtacgaggagaaggagcagcagcttgTAAACGACTGTGTCAAGGAGCTCC GAGAGTCCAACTGCCAGATGGTTTCCCTGAGCGACGAGCTATCTGAGAAGAACGAGGAGCTGCTCAGGCACCAGGAGGAAATCTCTCAGTTGCTCTCCAAGATAGTAGAGCTGCAGCACAGAgtgaaggag CTGGCCCTGGAGAAAGAGGAGCTGAGGATCCACCTGCAGGCGTCCAAAGAGTCTCAGCGACAGCTCACAGCAGAG CTGGACGAGTTGGCAGACAGGAATGCGGAGTGTGTGGAGATGCTACATGAATCCCAGGAGGAGATCAAGGAGCTTCGCAGTAAAAACACTCCCTCAGCTGGGATGCGGAGGcacctctcctacggcgtctatCCCATG gacTCATTGGCCGCCGAAATTGAGGGCACTATGAGGAGAGATATGAGTGTAGAGGAGGAGACGGCCTCCCTGGACCAAAG AGTATCCCAGAAGCGAGTCTTCCAAACGGTCCGCTCCATCAACGCCTCGTCGCCGCGGCCGGCTTTGGCCACGCCCCCCATCCCCGGCTCGGGTCACAGCTCTCTAGTGATGACCGCACAGCCTTTCGCGTCCTCTCAGGGGTACGTCACAAGTATTCCCGCCTCGAGGTTTCGACCCCGAGGGCGACGTCCGCGGCCCTTGTTAATAGACCCGTggttttaccccccccccagggaggaGGTGCGGATGGGCCAGCCCGGCTGCCCAGGAGGAAACGACCTGACCAAAGCCCTCCACCGGCTATCGCTGCGACGGCAGAACTTCCTCTGCGAGCGGCGGTTCTTCCAGGCGGAGCgcgagaagaagctgcaggccCTGGCGGgcgcggagggggggggcggcggcgggggcagCGGCTGCAGCTCGCCGGTGGGCAGCGCGTGTTCCTCCTTCTCCAACCTGTCGGAGCTCTCTTTCGGCTCCAGCGTCTTCAAGACCTTCCTGCCGGAGAAGCTGCAGATCGTCAAGCCCATGGAAG GCTCACTGACGCTGCATCACTGGCAGCAGCTGGCTCAACCCCACCTGGCCACCATCCTGGACCCCCACCCTGGGGTGGTGACCAAAGGCTTCTGTCCACTGGTTCAGGACACCGTGTACCGGCTGTCTgacatggaggaggacgaggagcatACGGGTGTCCTGGAGAAGGGGTCGGCGGAGCCGGGtaaggaagaggacgaggacgaagaggaagacGGGATCACCTTCAAGGCGCGCTTTACGTCCACGCcggaggacaggagggacaGGACGCACTCGGCGTTGCCTCTCCCCGTCCGGCCTCGCTCCCCCACCCGGCCAGCATCACCCGTGGCACATCCGCCTTCCTCCACCGGGAGAGCGGACCTCTGTCTGACCCCTGCGCCCCAACGTGTCACCGAGCGATCCCCTCGGCCCATTCCGGGAGCCTGTACCACCGTGGTCCAATCACCGAGTCAGATGTTCATCTCCACGACAACGTCTTCCTCTG TCCAAAATCCAGGAAAGTGTCAGagctccaccttctccacctaCACCATCACGACGTGCAGCATCCTGCACCCCAGCGACATCACACAGGTCACCCACAG CTCCCGGTCGTCCCTCGTGGCCAACACCCCGAGCTCCATGAGGACCGGTCCCAGCACCCCTGTGACCCCCTGCCGGCTGAGCCTGGGCGACTGCTTTCCCCCCcgacgccccctggtggccaccAGCGGCCTGGCCAAGCTGGTCCTGGAGAGGGGCATCTCCGCACAAGTCTCCGCCGACGGCCCGCCTCCGTCCCCAAAGACGGCGTCCCGGCAGCCCCTCTTCCGCCTGCTCCCCGGCACGCCCCCCAATTCCCCCTCGCACTCGCGGGACCCCTCCCCGGTGCCCCCAGAGCCCCGCAAGCAACAGGCCGACAACTTCCTCGCCTCGCGGCCCGCCGAGCTCTTCCTCCAGGACGTCTACGGGCTGAACCTGGGCCGCGCCCCACACCCCGACCTGCCCAGCCCGTCCCAGGGAACTCCGGCCCACGTCCCGCCCCCCAAGCCCGGGCACGCCAAGCCCGACCTCGGCCTGGTGGAGAGGCTGCGGCGGCTGGGGTTCACCCGGGTGCTCCAGAGCGCAGAGTCTGAGGGGCCGTGCCAGGGCTCCGCCACGTTTGTGTCGGCAGGCGGGGGGAGCCTGCTGGACGGCCTGAGGCGCAACCAGAGCCTCCCGGCCATGATCGGTGCCCGGGCGGGGAAACTGTCCGGTAACCCAACGCCTCGTCCCCACCCGACCTCCCTGGCCCTCCAGCCGCCACCCTGGGGAAACCCCAAAGAGCGGCGGCGGCATCTTGCCTCCGTCCCCCGCGCCCCGCCAGGTTCAACAAAGCGCTGA
- the trak2 gene encoding trafficking kinesin-binding protein 2 isoform X3: MSQRQRLPVQLCVSERGPPPPSTPSPLSRSTDMFEVKSRAVEKKESSTETDEGLGSSGKHYGSLGSGSADSGSVYLSDSQDWAVSPGCSPDEGHAPHSAISPVLAEETFRYMILSADRMEQMTRTYNDIEVVSHLLAERDRDLELAARIGQSLLQRNHLLQERNEALEEQLAQALDQVHQVQHELGKKEELLRMVASASEESETDSSASTPLRQPRPPGGATSAAATLGQLESLQVKLQELEEENLSLRSEACQLKCDTITYEEKEQQLVNDCVKELRESNCQMVSLSDELSEKNEELLRHQEEISQLLSKIVELQHRVKELALEKEELRIHLQASKESQRQLTAELDELADRNAECVEMLHESQEEIKELRSKNTPSAGMRRHLSYGVYPMDSLAAEIEGTMRRDMSVEEETASLDQRVSQKRVFQTVRSINASSPRPALATPPIPGSGHSSLVMTAQPFASSQGYVTSIPASRFRPRGRRPRPLLIDPWFYPPPREEVRMGQPGCPGGNDLTKALHRLSLRRQNFLCERRFFQAEREKKLQALAGAEGGGGGGGSGCSSPVGSACSSFSNLSELSFGSSVFKTFLPEKLQIVKPMEGSLTLHHWQQLAQPHLATILDPHPGVVTKGFCPLVQDTVYRLSDMEEDEEHTGVLEKGSAEPGKEEDEDEEEDGITFKARFTSTPEDRRDRTHSALPLPVRPRSPTRPASPVAHPPSSTGRADLCLTPAPQRVTERSPRPIPGACTTVVQSPSQMFISTTTSSSVQNPGKCQSSTFSTYTITTCSILHPSDITQVTHSSRSSLVANTPSSMRTGPSTPVTPCRLSLGDCFPPRRPLVATSGLAKLVLERGISAQVSADGPPPSPKTASRQPLFRLLPGTPPNSPSHSRDPSPVPPEPRKQQADNFLASRPAELFLQDVYGLNLGRAPHPDLPSPSQGTPAHVPPPKPGHAKPDLGLVERLRRLGFTRVLQSAESEGPCQGSATFVSAGGGSLLDGLRRNQSLPAMIGARAGKLSGNPTPRPHPTSLALQPPPWGNPKERRRHLASVPRAPPGSTKR; the protein is encoded by the exons ATGTCCCAGCGGCAGCGGCTCCCGGTCCAGCTTTGTGTTAGCGAGCGGGGACCGccgcctccctccaccccctcccccctctcccgctcCACAGACATGTTTGAGGTCAAATCCCGGGCGGTGGAGAAGAAGGAGTCGAGCACGGAGACGG ACGAGGGGCTCGGCAGCAGCGGTAAGCACTACGGCTCGTTGGGCTCCGGCTCGGCCGACTCCGGCTCCGTGTACCTGTCGGACAGCCAGGACTGGGCGGTCTCTCCCGGCTGCTCCCCGGACGAAGGCCACGCTCCACACAGCGCCATCTCCCCCGTGCTGGCCGAGGAGACCTTCCGCTACATGA TCCTCAGCGCAGATCGCATGGAGCAGATGACCAGGACTTACAATGACATTGAAGTGGTCTCGCACCTTTTGGCGGAG CGGGACAGAGACTTGGAGCTGGCGGCTCGGATCGGTCAGTCCCTCCTGCAGAGGAAccacctgctgcaggaacgCAACGAGGCCTTAGAGGAGCAGCTGGCGCAGGCTCTGGACCAG gTTCACCAGGTGCAGCATGAGCTCGGAAAGAAGGAGGAACTTCTGCGCATGGTGGCCAGCGCCTCGGAAGAGAGCGAGACCGACTCCAGCGCGTCCACGCCGCTGCGGCAGCCCCGGCCGCCGGGGGGGGCGACGTCGGCCGCCGCCACGCTCGGCCAGCTGGAGTCCCTCCAGgtgaagctgcaggagctggaggaggagaacctgtCACTGAGGTCCGAG GCGTGTCAACTGAAATGCGACACCATCACCtacgaggagaaggagcagcagcttgTAAACGACTGTGTCAAGGAGCTCC GAGAGTCCAACTGCCAGATGGTTTCCCTGAGCGACGAGCTATCTGAGAAGAACGAGGAGCTGCTCAGGCACCAGGAGGAAATCTCTCAGTTGCTCTCCAAGATAGTAGAGCTGCAGCACAGAgtgaaggag CTGGCCCTGGAGAAAGAGGAGCTGAGGATCCACCTGCAGGCGTCCAAAGAGTCTCAGCGACAGCTCACAGCAGAG CTGGACGAGTTGGCAGACAGGAATGCGGAGTGTGTGGAGATGCTACATGAATCCCAGGAGGAGATCAAGGAGCTTCGCAGTAAAAACACTCCCTCAGCTGGGATGCGGAGGcacctctcctacggcgtctatCCCATG gacTCATTGGCCGCCGAAATTGAGGGCACTATGAGGAGAGATATGAGTGTAGAGGAGGAGACGGCCTCCCTGGACCAAAG AGTATCCCAGAAGCGAGTCTTCCAAACGGTCCGCTCCATCAACGCCTCGTCGCCGCGGCCGGCTTTGGCCACGCCCCCCATCCCCGGCTCGGGTCACAGCTCTCTAGTGATGACCGCACAGCCTTTCGCGTCCTCTCAGGGGTACGTCACAAGTATTCCCGCCTCGAGGTTTCGACCCCGAGGGCGACGTCCGCGGCCCTTGTTAATAGACCCGTggttttaccccccccccagggaggaGGTGCGGATGGGCCAGCCCGGCTGCCCAGGAGGAAACGACCTGACCAAAGCCCTCCACCGGCTATCGCTGCGACGGCAGAACTTCCTCTGCGAGCGGCGGTTCTTCCAGGCGGAGCgcgagaagaagctgcaggccCTGGCGGgcgcggagggggggggcggcggcgggggcagCGGCTGCAGCTCGCCGGTGGGCAGCGCGTGTTCCTCCTTCTCCAACCTGTCGGAGCTCTCTTTCGGCTCCAGCGTCTTCAAGACCTTCCTGCCGGAGAAGCTGCAGATCGTCAAGCCCATGGAAG GCTCACTGACGCTGCATCACTGGCAGCAGCTGGCTCAACCCCACCTGGCCACCATCCTGGACCCCCACCCTGGGGTGGTGACCAAAGGCTTCTGTCCACTGGTTCAGGACACCGTGTACCGGCTGTCTgacatggaggaggacgaggagcatACGGGTGTCCTGGAGAAGGGGTCGGCGGAGCCGGGtaaggaagaggacgaggacgaagaggaagacGGGATCACCTTCAAGGCGCGCTTTACGTCCACGCcggaggacaggagggacaGGACGCACTCGGCGTTGCCTCTCCCCGTCCGGCCTCGCTCCCCCACCCGGCCAGCATCACCCGTGGCACATCCGCCTTCCTCCACCGGGAGAGCGGACCTCTGTCTGACCCCTGCGCCCCAACGTGTCACCGAGCGATCCCCTCGGCCCATTCCGGGAGCCTGTACCACCGTGGTCCAATCACCGAGTCAGATGTTCATCTCCACGACAACGTCTTCCTCTG TCCAAAATCCAGGAAAGTGTCAGagctccaccttctccacctaCACCATCACGACGTGCAGCATCCTGCACCCCAGCGACATCACACAGGTCACCCACAG CTCCCGGTCGTCCCTCGTGGCCAACACCCCGAGCTCCATGAGGACCGGTCCCAGCACCCCTGTGACCCCCTGCCGGCTGAGCCTGGGCGACTGCTTTCCCCCCcgacgccccctggtggccaccAGCGGCCTGGCCAAGCTGGTCCTGGAGAGGGGCATCTCCGCACAAGTCTCCGCCGACGGCCCGCCTCCGTCCCCAAAGACGGCGTCCCGGCAGCCCCTCTTCCGCCTGCTCCCCGGCACGCCCCCCAATTCCCCCTCGCACTCGCGGGACCCCTCCCCGGTGCCCCCAGAGCCCCGCAAGCAACAGGCCGACAACTTCCTCGCCTCGCGGCCCGCCGAGCTCTTCCTCCAGGACGTCTACGGGCTGAACCTGGGCCGCGCCCCACACCCCGACCTGCCCAGCCCGTCCCAGGGAACTCCGGCCCACGTCCCGCCCCCCAAGCCCGGGCACGCCAAGCCCGACCTCGGCCTGGTGGAGAGGCTGCGGCGGCTGGGGTTCACCCGGGTGCTCCAGAGCGCAGAGTCTGAGGGGCCGTGCCAGGGCTCCGCCACGTTTGTGTCGGCAGGCGGGGGGAGCCTGCTGGACGGCCTGAGGCGCAACCAGAGCCTCCCGGCCATGATCGGTGCCCGGGCGGGGAAACTGTCCGGTAACCCAACGCCTCGTCCCCACCCGACCTCCCTGGCCCTCCAGCCGCCACCCTGGGGAAACCCCAAAGAGCGGCGGCGGCATCTTGCCTCCGTCCCCCGCGCCCCGCCAGGTTCAACAAAGCGCTGA